A genomic region of Microlunatus sagamiharensis contains the following coding sequences:
- the qcrB gene encoding cytochrome bc1 complex cytochrome b subunit: MARPAATVTEATATRAETPKPELGPVFKRAAAPADYLDQRLGVAKLSRPFIRKVFPDHWSFLLGEIALYSFVVLLLTGVFLTIWYKPSMAEVEYEGTYQLLHGLSMSQSYESTLHLSFDIRGGLLVRQIHHWAAMLFLAAMLAHSLRVFFTGAFRKPRELNWLLGVALIATGLIEGFAGYSLPDDLLSGTGLRFVDGLIRSIPLIGTWAEFFVFGGEFPGDIIVARLYMVHILLLPAIILGLIAAHLALVVYLKHTQFPGPGRNETNVVGYPVFPVYMAKAGGFFFIVFGVLVLMGGLMQINPVWTYGPYNPAQVTAGSQPDWYMGFVEGAIRIMPNWESHIGGTTWSWNVAIPGLGTMGLFFGVMALYPFIEAWVTKDKAEHHILERPRNNPTRTAFGIAAMTWYGMLWIGGGNDLVATQFHVSLNAVTYILRVAVFAAPVLAFIITKRICIGLQRSDEERLLHGAETGIIERDPSGAYTERHNPISQGEAYTLTQHREYAALMPAEADDDLSDGQLRRENLRRRASRFYFIDTLRKPTRAELEAAAHHGDDHDAIGDGHDGNGHNGHNGNGNGHHSIEAGRGAEGAGAVPSQTQ, encoded by the coding sequence ATGGCTCGTCCCGCAGCCACAGTGACCGAGGCCACAGCGACGAGGGCCGAGACTCCCAAGCCGGAGCTCGGTCCGGTCTTCAAGCGCGCCGCCGCCCCGGCCGACTACCTGGACCAGCGTCTGGGTGTCGCCAAGCTCAGCCGGCCCTTCATCCGCAAGGTCTTCCCCGACCACTGGTCGTTCCTGCTCGGTGAGATTGCGCTCTACTCGTTCGTCGTCCTGCTGCTGACCGGTGTGTTCCTCACCATCTGGTACAAGCCGTCGATGGCCGAGGTCGAGTACGAGGGCACCTACCAGCTGCTCCACGGCCTGTCCATGTCGCAGAGCTACGAGTCGACGCTGCACCTGTCGTTCGACATCCGCGGCGGCCTCCTCGTGCGGCAGATCCACCACTGGGCGGCGATGCTCTTCCTCGCCGCGATGCTCGCCCACAGCCTCCGCGTCTTCTTCACGGGCGCGTTCCGCAAGCCCCGCGAGCTCAACTGGCTCCTCGGCGTGGCGCTCATCGCGACCGGCCTGATCGAGGGGTTCGCGGGCTATTCGCTCCCGGACGACCTGCTGTCGGGCACCGGCCTCCGCTTCGTCGACGGCCTGATCCGCTCGATCCCGCTGATCGGCACCTGGGCCGAGTTCTTCGTCTTCGGCGGCGAGTTCCCCGGCGACATCATCGTGGCCCGCCTCTACATGGTCCACATCCTGCTGCTGCCGGCGATCATCCTGGGCCTCATCGCGGCCCACCTGGCGCTGGTCGTCTACCTCAAGCACACCCAGTTCCCCGGCCCGGGCCGCAACGAGACGAACGTCGTCGGCTACCCGGTCTTCCCGGTGTACATGGCCAAGGCCGGTGGCTTCTTCTTCATCGTCTTCGGCGTCCTGGTCCTCATGGGCGGCCTGATGCAGATCAACCCGGTCTGGACCTACGGCCCGTACAACCCGGCGCAGGTCACGGCCGGCTCGCAGCCCGACTGGTACATGGGCTTCGTCGAGGGCGCGATCCGAATCATGCCGAACTGGGAGTCGCACATCGGCGGCACGACCTGGTCGTGGAACGTCGCGATCCCGGGTCTGGGCACCATGGGCCTGTTCTTCGGGGTCATGGCCCTCTACCCCTTCATCGAGGCGTGGGTCACCAAGGACAAGGCCGAGCACCACATCCTGGAGCGTCCCCGCAACAACCCGACGCGCACGGCCTTCGGCATCGCCGCCATGACCTGGTACGGGATGCTGTGGATCGGCGGCGGCAACGACCTCGTGGCCACGCAGTTCCACGTGTCGCTGAACGCGGTGACCTACATCCTGCGGGTCGCGGTCTTCGCCGCCCCGGTGCTCGCCTTCATCATCACGAAGCGGATCTGCATCGGTCTCCAGCGTTCCGACGAGGAGCGGCTGCTGCACGGCGCGGAGACGGGCATCATCGAGCGCGACCCCTCCGGCGCCTACACCGAGCGGCACAACCCGATCAGCCAGGGCGAGGCCTACACCCTCACCCAGCACCGCGAGTACGCCGCGCTGATGCCGGCCGAGGCCGACGACGACCTCAGCGACGGGCAGCTGCGTCGGGAGAACCTGCGGCGTCGGGCCAGCCGGTTCTACTTCATCGACACGCTGCGCAAGCCGACGCGGGCCGAGCTCGAGGCCGCCGCCCACCACGGCGACGACCACGACGCCATCGGTGACGGGCACGACGGCAACGGCCACAACGGCCACAACGGGAACGGCAACGGGCACCACTCGATCGAGGCGGGCCGCGGAGCCGAAGGCGCCGGGGCGGTCCCGAGCCAGACCCAGTAG
- the qcrC gene encoding cytochrome bc1 complex diheme cytochrome c subunit: protein MAFLAARRRHPAARVLLLLIALFVMGALSTLLAPSQQSSADTGTSQQVTEGKALFTVQCSSCHGLNGEGQTTAVIQGPPLAGVGAASVEFQVGTGRMPMSQQGVAQAPVHPVRFSPEEIAALAAYVATLGPGPAIPSPEEYDTSGVSEEDIARGGELFRTNCSACHNFEGAGGALPGGKYAPSLLQTSNLHIYEAMVTGPQQMPVFNDDVLRPEDKKAIIAYLNDLHSRPNQGGLNLGGLGPVSEGLWAWIIGIGGLIIFAIWIAAKGVKAK from the coding sequence GTGGCATTCCTGGCAGCTCGACGGCGGCACCCGGCAGCACGGGTGCTGCTGCTGCTGATCGCCCTGTTCGTCATGGGAGCTCTGTCGACCCTGCTCGCCCCGAGCCAGCAGTCCTCGGCCGACACGGGCACCAGCCAGCAGGTCACCGAGGGCAAGGCCCTCTTCACGGTCCAGTGCTCCTCGTGCCACGGCCTGAACGGCGAGGGCCAGACCACCGCCGTCATCCAGGGCCCGCCGCTCGCGGGCGTCGGCGCCGCCTCGGTGGAGTTCCAGGTCGGCACCGGCCGCATGCCGATGTCGCAGCAGGGCGTCGCCCAGGCCCCGGTGCACCCGGTGCGCTTCAGCCCCGAGGAGATCGCGGCCCTCGCCGCGTACGTGGCGACGCTCGGCCCCGGCCCGGCGATCCCCTCCCCGGAGGAGTACGACACCTCCGGCGTCAGCGAGGAGGACATCGCCCGCGGCGGTGAGCTCTTCCGCACCAACTGCTCCGCCTGCCACAACTTCGAGGGCGCCGGCGGCGCGCTGCCGGGCGGCAAGTACGCCCCGTCGCTGCTGCAGACCTCGAACCTGCACATCTACGAGGCCATGGTCACCGGCCCGCAGCAGATGCCCGTCTTCAACGACGACGTCCTGCGCCCGGAGGACAAGAAGGCGATCATCGCCTACCTCAACGACCTGCACTCGCGCCCCAACCAGGGCGGCCTCAACCTCGGCGGGCTCGGCCCGGTGAGCGAGGGCCTGTGGGCGTGGATCATCGGCATCGGCGGTCTCATCATCTTCGCGATCTGGATCGCGGCCAAGGGAGTCAAGGCGAAGTGA
- a CDS encoding sunset domain-containing protein has product MSKTTDPVEVVRDKVVPAAEELVAAAAERISPLAKEAVERVSPVAHAAAEKTAALVHAAAEKVGPVAEQARDTVAPYAQQAADAVGPYTERVAPLAHQAAEAVAPYAALVKEQGRKTGLDLAERLEPAYGAAVDAFNDTKGKVTERAGDVIPAVGAAATSAAATAAPFVSAAADRGRSLVKNVRSEAPVPVVPDPPKKRGWLTTLAVVAAAAGATYVVVRRLTADKGSQWQTARPSTPYAPPTAAATTSASTTTASTTPTTAEPSTASLYGTGQEPQGSATGTDEDATAVSDVVGSTDRVADADEATPPVPGTPEHTGGSDGSTGSGDEGTAFRSVGGPSDDGEPTSPYGQDKVETELETAQERTYEEPEDAVLAEQDQAAGVGPDAHPDRYLDIPGVYLGIEPPEGYTIKGNERSMKYHLPDSNSYARTIAEVWFLDEEAAQKAGFTRAQH; this is encoded by the coding sequence GTGAGCAAGACCACCGACCCCGTGGAGGTCGTCCGAGACAAGGTGGTGCCGGCCGCCGAGGAGCTCGTCGCGGCCGCCGCCGAGCGGATCTCCCCGCTGGCGAAGGAGGCCGTGGAGCGCGTCTCCCCCGTGGCCCACGCCGCGGCCGAGAAGACGGCCGCCCTCGTGCACGCCGCCGCGGAGAAGGTCGGCCCCGTGGCCGAGCAGGCCCGCGACACCGTGGCGCCGTACGCGCAGCAGGCCGCGGACGCCGTCGGCCCCTACACCGAGCGGGTCGCCCCGCTGGCCCACCAGGCCGCCGAGGCCGTCGCGCCGTACGCCGCGCTCGTCAAGGAGCAGGGCCGCAAGACCGGGCTCGACCTGGCCGAGCGCCTGGAGCCCGCCTACGGCGCGGCCGTCGACGCCTTCAACGACACCAAGGGCAAGGTCACCGAGCGCGCGGGCGACGTCATCCCCGCCGTCGGCGCCGCGGCCACGAGCGCCGCCGCCACGGCCGCGCCGTTCGTCAGCGCCGCCGCCGACCGCGGCCGCTCGCTCGTCAAGAACGTGCGCTCCGAGGCCCCCGTCCCCGTCGTCCCCGACCCGCCGAAGAAGCGCGGCTGGCTGACCACCCTCGCCGTCGTGGCGGCCGCCGCGGGCGCCACCTACGTCGTGGTGCGCCGGCTGACCGCCGACAAGGGCTCGCAGTGGCAGACGGCTCGCCCGTCGACGCCCTACGCCCCGCCGACGGCGGCCGCGACGACCTCCGCGTCGACCACGACCGCGTCGACCACGCCCACCACCGCCGAGCCCAGCACCGCGTCCCTCTACGGCACCGGCCAGGAGCCCCAGGGGTCCGCGACCGGCACGGACGAGGACGCGACGGCCGTGTCCGACGTGGTCGGCAGCACCGACCGCGTCGCGGACGCCGACGAGGCCACGCCCCCGGTGCCCGGCACCCCGGAGCACACCGGTGGCTCCGACGGCTCGACCGGCTCCGGCGACGAGGGCACGGCCTTCCGCAGCGTCGGGGGGCCGTCCGACGACGGCGAGCCCACCTCGCCCTACGGCCAGGACAAGGTCGAGACCGAGCTCGAGACGGCCCAGGAGCGCACCTACGAGGAGCCCGAGGACGCCGTCCTGGCCGAGCAGGACCAGGCCGCAGGCGTCGGGCCCGACGCCCACCCCGACCGCTACCTCGACATCCCCGGGGTCTACCTGGGCATCGAGCCGCCCGAGGGCTACACGATCAAGGGCAACGAGCGCTCGATGAAGTACCACCTGCCCGACTCGAACAGCTACGCCCGCACCATCGCCGAGGTCTGGTTCCTCGACGAGGAGGCCGCCCAGAAGGCCGGCTTCACCCGCGCGCAGCACTGA
- a CDS encoding LacI family DNA-binding transcriptional regulator, giving the protein MSAERGSVTRDDVARQAGVSTAVVSYVVNNGPKTVAPETAARVRRAIELLDYRPNPSAKALRKGSTDVLGLVLSDADNPFYSEFASAIGAEAFRRGRALMIGTARHDQETERHLVDDLLGRQVDGVIAASVLPHPEETYRRSRTPPVVLLDASARVPGFAAVGNDGNQGARLAVEHLVRVHGHRSVGIALGDWNGTDPREAGWQQALREAGLPEGPVARVPWTRDGGYEAGRLLLDADEPPTAVFACSDLLAVGLLRAAHERGVDVPGALAVVSFDGTKEAEYSWPPLTSVRQPVEQMAEAAVSFALEPRTPAPYAQFRCSLVVRRSCGCPVA; this is encoded by the coding sequence GTGAGCGCCGAGCGGGGCAGCGTGACGCGGGACGACGTGGCACGGCAGGCGGGCGTGAGCACCGCCGTCGTCAGCTACGTGGTGAACAACGGGCCCAAGACGGTCGCCCCGGAGACGGCGGCGCGGGTGCGCCGGGCTATCGAGCTCCTCGACTACCGCCCCAACCCCAGCGCCAAGGCCCTGCGCAAGGGCTCGACCGACGTCCTCGGGCTGGTCCTCTCCGACGCCGACAACCCCTTCTACAGCGAGTTCGCCTCGGCCATCGGCGCCGAGGCGTTCCGCCGCGGACGGGCGCTCATGATCGGGACGGCCCGCCACGACCAGGAGACCGAGCGCCACCTGGTCGACGACCTGCTGGGCCGGCAGGTCGACGGCGTCATCGCGGCGAGCGTCCTGCCGCACCCCGAGGAGACCTACCGGCGCTCCCGCACCCCGCCGGTCGTCCTGCTCGACGCCTCCGCCCGGGTCCCGGGCTTCGCCGCCGTCGGCAACGACGGCAACCAGGGCGCCCGGCTGGCCGTCGAGCACCTCGTCCGGGTGCACGGCCACCGCAGCGTGGGCATCGCGCTCGGCGACTGGAACGGCACGGACCCGCGAGAGGCGGGCTGGCAGCAGGCGCTGCGCGAGGCCGGGCTGCCCGAGGGTCCCGTCGCCCGCGTGCCCTGGACGCGTGACGGCGGCTACGAGGCCGGCCGCCTGCTGCTCGACGCCGACGAGCCGCCGACCGCGGTCTTCGCCTGCTCCGACCTGCTGGCCGTGGGCCTGCTGCGGGCCGCGCACGAGCGCGGGGTCGACGTGCCCGGCGCCCTCGCCGTCGTCAGCTTCGACGGCACGAAGGAGGCGGAGTACTCCTGGCCCCCGCTCACCTCGGTCCGGCAGCCGGTCGAGCAGATGGCCGAGGCCGCGGTCTCGTTCGCGCTCGAGCCGCGCACGCCCGCCCCGTACGCGCAGTTCCGCTGCAGCCTGGTCGTGCGGCGCTCGTGCGGCTGCCCGGTCGCGTGA
- the trpD gene encoding anthranilate phosphoribosyltransferase, translated as MGDSAGARTWGSVLSGLIAGRDADRETTAWAMREVLGGAATPAQIAGFVVALRAKGETVEEIAGLAETMLDFATPIEVGPAAVDVVGSGGDRANTVNISTMAAIVAAGAGATVVKHGNRAASSACGAADVLEALGVALDVAPEQQQGVVDAAGIAFLFAPLYHPALRHAALVRRELGVATVFNFLGPLANPAQPGAQAVGVADARVAELMAGVLARRGHQGLVVHGGDGLDELTTTTASTVWVHRDGEVVRTTLDPLDLGIARATPDDLVGGGPEHNAGVVRDLLAGRPGPVRDVVLLNAAAALAAYEGPDAARLDQQLAAGLDAAREAVDSGAAGRTLQTWVEATQEARRARA; from the coding sequence GTGGGGGACTCCGCCGGGGCGCGGACCTGGGGCTCGGTGCTCTCGGGGCTGATCGCCGGGCGCGACGCCGACCGGGAGACGACGGCCTGGGCGATGCGCGAGGTGCTCGGGGGCGCTGCGACGCCCGCGCAGATCGCCGGCTTCGTCGTCGCCCTGCGGGCCAAGGGCGAGACGGTCGAGGAGATCGCCGGCCTGGCCGAGACCATGCTCGACTTCGCGACGCCGATCGAGGTGGGCCCGGCCGCGGTGGACGTGGTCGGCTCGGGCGGCGACCGGGCCAACACGGTCAACATCTCGACGATGGCCGCGATCGTGGCGGCCGGCGCCGGCGCGACCGTGGTCAAGCACGGCAACCGGGCGGCCTCGTCGGCGTGCGGGGCCGCGGACGTCCTCGAGGCCCTCGGCGTCGCGCTCGACGTGGCGCCCGAGCAGCAGCAGGGGGTCGTCGACGCGGCCGGCATCGCCTTCCTCTTCGCTCCGCTCTACCACCCGGCGCTGCGGCACGCCGCGCTCGTGCGGCGCGAGCTGGGCGTCGCGACCGTCTTCAACTTCCTCGGGCCGCTGGCCAACCCCGCGCAGCCGGGCGCGCAGGCGGTCGGGGTCGCCGACGCCCGCGTCGCCGAGCTGATGGCCGGCGTGCTCGCCCGGCGCGGGCACCAGGGCCTCGTCGTCCATGGCGGCGACGGGCTCGACGAGCTGACCACGACGACCGCCTCGACGGTCTGGGTGCACCGCGACGGCGAGGTCGTCCGGACGACCCTCGACCCGCTCGACCTCGGCATCGCGCGGGCGACGCCCGACGACCTGGTCGGGGGCGGTCCCGAGCACAACGCCGGTGTCGTCCGCGACCTGCTCGCCGGCCGGCCGGGCCCGGTGCGCGACGTCGTCCTGCTCAACGCGGCGGCGGCGCTGGCCGCGTACGAGGGACCGGACGCCGCCCGCCTCGACCAGCAGCTGGCCGCGGGGCTCGACGCGGCCCGCGAGGCCGTCGACAGCGGGGCCGCCGGCCGCACGCTCCAGACGTGGGTCGAGGCCACTCAGGAGGCCCGCCGGGCACGCGCCTGA
- a CDS encoding prepilin peptidase, which translates to MPSPPTTWWHVVLLVVVTAVPVLLGTRPVLRRLPEPPEAPEPKTPYAALPTGRLVAACTALAAAGALLVGVALPPATWPLWWVLGAPALVLVAVDARTTWLPLPLTRAVQAAAVGAGLLGAGLAGWELGARAAGGALAAGLLYLLLWRVSGRALGFGDVRLAPVLGAAAAAVGWPTLLAALLLGSLVGAGVGVVLALRRRRGAFAYAPSMLAGAFLAVGLVGLSG; encoded by the coding sequence GTGCCGAGCCCGCCGACCACCTGGTGGCACGTCGTGCTGCTCGTGGTGGTGACGGCCGTCCCCGTCCTGCTGGGCACGCGCCCGGTGCTGCGCCGGCTCCCCGAGCCGCCGGAAGCGCCCGAGCCCAAGACCCCGTACGCCGCGCTGCCGACCGGCCGACTCGTCGCGGCCTGCACCGCGCTCGCCGCCGCCGGGGCGCTGCTCGTCGGCGTCGCGCTGCCGCCGGCCACCTGGCCGCTGTGGTGGGTGCTGGGCGCACCGGCGCTGGTGCTCGTCGCGGTCGACGCGCGCACGACCTGGCTCCCGCTGCCGCTGACGCGGGCGGTGCAGGCGGCGGCCGTCGGGGCGGGCCTGCTGGGCGCGGGACTCGCGGGCTGGGAGCTCGGGGCGCGCGCCGCCGGGGGCGCGCTGGCGGCGGGGCTGCTCTACCTGCTGCTCTGGCGGGTCTCGGGCCGGGCCCTGGGCTTCGGCGACGTCCGGCTGGCGCCCGTGCTGGGGGCCGCGGCCGCCGCCGTGGGCTGGCCGACGCTGCTCGCGGCGCTGCTGCTCGGGAGCCTGGTGGGCGCCGGGGTCGGCGTGGTCCTGGCCCTGCGACGCCGTCGCGGAGCCTTCGCCTACGCCCCGTCGATGCTCGCCGGCGCCTTCCTCGCCGTGGGTCTGGTCGGCCTCAGCGGCTGA
- a CDS encoding response regulator transcription factor — translation MSSHPGPDAPGALTVLLYSSNRRTREDVRLALGRRVARDLPPVRVEEVATQPAVLTAMDRGGVDLAILDGEAVPGGMGLCRQLKDEIRRCPPLLVLTGRPDDAWLATWSRADGVVGHPVDPVRLPAVVAQLLRGTRASSVEQA, via the coding sequence ATGAGCAGCCACCCCGGACCAGACGCGCCCGGCGCCCTGACCGTGCTGCTCTACTCCTCCAACCGGCGCACCCGCGAGGACGTGCGGCTCGCGCTCGGACGCCGCGTGGCCCGCGACCTGCCGCCCGTGCGCGTCGAGGAGGTCGCGACGCAGCCCGCGGTTCTCACCGCGATGGACCGCGGCGGGGTGGACCTGGCGATCCTCGACGGCGAGGCCGTCCCCGGCGGCATGGGCCTGTGCCGCCAGCTGAAGGACGAGATCCGCCGCTGCCCGCCGCTGCTCGTCCTCACCGGCCGGCCCGACGACGCGTGGCTGGCGACCTGGTCGCGCGCGGACGGCGTGGTCGGCCACCCGGTCGACCCGGTCCGGCTGCCCGCCGTGGTCGCCCAGCTGCTCCGCGGCACCCGGGCGTCCTCGGTCGAGCAGGCCTGA
- the qcrA gene encoding cytochrome bc1 complex Rieske iron-sulfur subunit, which produces MDLHPEPQYPVDDPGHPEHLPRLTDVDEKAADRATRQVATMFGIVPVLAIGFAVTYFAVPETAYIDFGFLHVGLQHTLLGVTAGLALLLIGIGAVQWARQLMDDHEMVDYRHSAASDRDDREYVVTELQKGTEESKITRRKVLGRSLAGALVAMGIPLVVSFADLGPWPTKRRRAATIETTIWAEGVRLVNDITYVPIKASDLEIGQLVNGQPENLKDLEGTELLQAKAKSSIIVVRMNPNTIQIPASRQDWQVGGILCYSKICTHVGCPISLWEQQTHHLLCPCHQSTFDLGNSGLVVFGPAARALPQLPITVDNEGYLVARSGFTVPVGPSYFERDSRNDFKEGDN; this is translated from the coding sequence GTGGACCTCCACCCGGAGCCGCAGTACCCGGTCGACGACCCCGGCCACCCGGAGCACCTGCCCCGGCTGACCGACGTCGACGAGAAGGCCGCCGACCGGGCCACCCGGCAGGTGGCGACGATGTTCGGCATCGTCCCGGTCCTGGCGATCGGCTTCGCGGTCACGTACTTCGCCGTCCCGGAGACCGCCTACATCGACTTCGGCTTCCTCCACGTCGGGCTGCAGCACACGCTGCTGGGCGTCACGGCGGGCCTCGCGCTGCTGCTCATCGGCATCGGCGCCGTGCAGTGGGCGCGCCAGCTGATGGACGACCACGAGATGGTCGACTACCGCCACAGCGCCGCCTCTGACCGCGACGACCGCGAGTACGTCGTCACGGAGCTCCAGAAGGGCACCGAGGAGTCCAAGATCACGCGGCGCAAGGTGCTGGGCCGCAGCCTGGCCGGCGCGCTCGTGGCCATGGGCATCCCGCTGGTCGTCAGCTTCGCCGACCTGGGGCCCTGGCCGACCAAGAGGCGTCGGGCCGCGACCATCGAGACGACGATCTGGGCCGAGGGCGTGCGGCTCGTCAACGACATCACCTACGTGCCGATCAAGGCCTCGGACCTGGAGATCGGCCAGCTGGTCAACGGCCAGCCGGAGAACCTCAAGGACCTCGAGGGGACCGAGCTCCTCCAGGCCAAGGCCAAGTCCTCGATCATCGTCGTCCGCATGAACCCCAACACCATCCAGATCCCGGCCTCGCGCCAGGACTGGCAGGTCGGCGGGATCCTCTGCTACTCCAAGATCTGCACCCACGTCGGCTGCCCGATCAGCCTGTGGGAGCAGCAGACGCACCACCTGCTGTGCCCCTGCCACCAGTCGACCTTCGACCTCGGCAACTCCGGGCTCGTGGTCTTCGGCCCGGCGGCGCGTGCGCTGCCGCAGCTGCCCATCACCGTGGACAACGAGGGTTACCTCGTCGCCCGCAGCGGATTCACCGTCCCGGTCGGCCCGAGCTACTTCGAGCGGGACTCGCGCAACGACTTCAAGGAAGGGGACAACTGA
- the ctaE gene encoding aa3-type cytochrome oxidase subunit III, with amino-acid sequence MHTHSVTGSMTKPASSLHPIPQSRLYGRAGRPDAVAVGTIIWLASELMFFAALFAAYFTIRNVTAAQAAEANVPSLWAVETATLNIPFAIANTAVLVSSSFTCQMGVFAAERGQVGRTGSVLNFARWGLREWYYLTFGLGAFFIAGQTFEYATLFHEGLTLATNAYGSVFFLATGFHGLHVTGGLIAFLFVLGRTFLARTFTHEQAVTAVVVSYYWHFVDIVWIALFGVIYLLR; translated from the coding sequence ATGCACACCCACAGCGTCACCGGCTCCATGACGAAGCCGGCCAGCTCGCTGCACCCGATCCCCCAGTCCCGCCTCTACGGCAGGGCCGGGCGACCAGACGCCGTCGCCGTGGGCACGATCATCTGGCTGGCCTCGGAGCTGATGTTCTTCGCGGCCCTGTTCGCCGCGTACTTCACGATCCGCAACGTGACGGCCGCCCAGGCGGCGGAGGCGAACGTCCCCTCGCTGTGGGCGGTCGAGACCGCGACGCTGAACATCCCGTTCGCCATCGCCAACACCGCGGTGCTGGTGTCGAGCTCGTTCACCTGCCAGATGGGCGTGTTCGCCGCCGAGCGCGGCCAGGTCGGGCGCACCGGGTCGGTCCTGAACTTCGCCCGCTGGGGCCTGCGGGAGTGGTACTACCTCACCTTCGGCCTCGGCGCCTTCTTCATCGCCGGCCAGACCTTCGAGTACGCCACCCTGTTCCACGAGGGCCTGACGCTCGCGACGAACGCGTACGGCTCCGTCTTCTTCCTCGCGACCGGCTTCCACGGCCTGCACGTGACCGGCGGGCTCATCGCCTTCCTCTTCGTGCTGGGGCGTACGTTCCTGGCGCGCACGTTCACCCACGAGCAGGCCGTCACCGCCGTCGTCGTGTCCTACTACTGGCACTTCGTCGACATCGTCTGGATCGCGCTCTTCGGCGTGATCTACCTGCTGCGCTGA